From the genome of Candidatus Margulisiibacteriota bacterium, one region includes:
- a CDS encoding radical SAM protein, which yields MKKFKKIYIEITNVCNLSCDFCPKTNRKPKFMDRDLFERILYQIKGRPTHLYFHVMGEPLLHPELSTFLNLAHKYGYPVNLNTNGILIDSIAESIVFEPALRQVNFSLHSFEANNNQYSIDPYLSKIFEFITLARKDNKISICLKLWNLSDAGKNENNRHILNRLQYEFGIDYVIEDKLTPFRSLPLAENVFLSQSFQFDWPDINLEDISDKGFCYGLRDQVGFLVDGTVVPCCLDGEGTIKLGNILEQEFDEIIAGQRAQKLYEGFSKRQAVEPLCQKCGFRTRFNR from the coding sequence ATGAAAAAATTTAAGAAGATTTATATTGAAATAACCAATGTTTGCAATCTGTCTTGTGATTTTTGTCCTAAAACCAATCGTAAACCTAAATTTATGGACCGAGATTTATTTGAAAGAATTTTGTATCAGATAAAAGGAAGGCCTACTCATCTCTATTTTCATGTAATGGGAGAGCCTCTTTTACACCCGGAGCTTAGCACTTTTCTTAATTTAGCTCATAAATATGGATATCCGGTTAATTTGAACACTAACGGGATTTTGATAGATTCTATTGCTGAATCAATCGTCTTTGAACCTGCTTTGAGACAGGTTAATTTTTCATTGCACAGTTTCGAGGCAAATAATAATCAGTATTCAATAGACCCCTACCTTAGCAAAATATTTGAGTTTATTACTCTAGCGCGAAAAGATAATAAAATATCTATCTGTTTGAAGTTATGGAATCTTTCAGATGCGGGGAAAAACGAAAACAATCGACATATTCTAAATAGATTGCAATACGAGTTTGGCATTGATTATGTAATTGAAGACAAGCTGACACCTTTTAGAAGCTTGCCGTTAGCTGAAAATGTTTTTCTCAGTCAATCTTTCCAATTTGATTGGCCGGATATTAACCTTGAGGACATCAGCGATAAAGGTTTTTGTTATGGACTTAGAGATCAGGTTGGCTTTTTGGTAGACGGCACTGTTGTTCCCTGCTGTCTCGATGGGGAAGGCACAATAAAGCTTGGTAACATTTTAGAACAGGAATTCGATGAAATTATTGCCGGGCAACGGGCTCAAAAACTATACGAGGGTTTTTCAAAAAGGCAAGCTGTTGAGCCATTATGTCAAAAATGTGGATTTAGGACTCGTTTTAATCGTTGA